Proteins encoded within one genomic window of Nicotiana tabacum cultivar K326 unplaced genomic scaffold, ASM71507v2 Un00002, whole genome shotgun sequence:
- the LOC107775662 gene encoding uncharacterized protein LOC107775662 gives MSSAELGSGHNSRNAKRVSHDVSSCMDSELHECGKYNSHEFTSVVESELKVLSSESVNILKLYGENQLIEEFYSQTYCDDDAKLDQQLKGYYPSSYSYKDRPLEMLPNVGGDGSQKTPVKMDTGGFLDFDYYSHLDPGDTKKDFSKLDFEWIGVEKAEPWWRTADKELAASGSLKSSGCIGNSNLSWPQFLEGKSYTSSQCSGQVSVGEKEFLDTRDCYSGQHPSQSQYKRLCVGKGCSTHGSRQPVSGDDNLSTAKVPLDETQPGSSDLSKAQLLEALCHSQTRAREAEQLAQQAYNEKEHVIKLFFRQASHLFAYRQWLHILQLEALCLQLRNKDGRNSTNFSPFLPLVPIKGRKLKKCRCKPIKRKPAKDKCKINKSAVAFALGLSLAGAGLLLGWTMGWLFPVL, from the exons ATGTCTTCTGCAGAATTAGGGTCCGGCCACAATTCTAGAAATGCAAAAAGAGTGTCACATGATGTTTCAAGCTGCATGGATTCTGAACTTCATGAGTGTGGGAAATATAATTCACATGAATTCACAAGCGTGGTAGAGTCGGAGCTTAAAGTGTTGAGCTCAGAGAGTGTTAATATTCTGAAATTATACGGAGAAAACCAATTGATCGAGGAGTTCTATTCTCAAACATATTGTGATGATGATGCAAAGCTAGACCAACAGCTCAAAGGCTATTATCCTTCTTCATATAGTTACAAAGATAGACCATTAGAGATGCTCCCAAATGTAGGAGGTGATGGTTCACAGAAAACACCAGTAAAGATGGATACTGGAGGATTTCTGGACTTTGATTATTACAGCCACCTTGATCCTGGAGACACCAAGAAGGATTTTTCTAAACTGGACTTTGAATGGATTGGAGTTGAGAAGGCTGAACCGTGGTGGCGCACAGCTGATAAGGAGTTAGCTGCCTCAGGTTCTCTCAAGTCATCTGGCTGTATTGGAAATTCTAATCTTTCATGGCCTCAGTTTTTGGAAGGTAAGTCATATACTAGTTCTCAATGTTCCGGCCAGGTTAGTGTCGGAGagaaggaatttctggatactcGTGACTGTTATTCGGGACAACATCCTTCACAAAGCCAATACAAGAGATTGTGTGTTGGCAAAGGGTGCTCGACACATGGTTCAAGACAGCCAGTAAG TGGTGATGACAATTTAAGTACTGCCAAAGTACCCTTGGACGAAACTCAACCAGGATCAAGCGATCTCAGCAAAGCTCAGCTGTTAGAAGCACTATGCCATTCTCAAACCCGTGCAAGAGAGGCTGAACAATTGGCACAGCAAGCCTACAACGAGAAGGAACACGTGATCAAGCTATTCTTCAGACAGGCTTCTCACCTCTTTGCTTACAGGCAGTGGCTTCACATTTTGCAGCTTGAAGCTCTGTGTCTCCAGCTCCGGAACAAAGACGGGCGAAATTCCACCAACTTTTCGCCTTTCTTACCGTTGGTCCCAATCAAAGGCAGGAAACTGAAAAAATGTAGATGTAAGCCTATTAAGAGGAAGCCAGCAAAGGATAAATGCAAGATAAACAAGTCTGCTGTAGCTTTTGCCTTGGGTTTGAGTCTTGCTGGTGCAGGTTTGCTACTTGGTTGGACCATGGGATGGCTATTTCCTGTTCTCTAA